One segment of Setaria viridis chromosome 4, Setaria_viridis_v4.0, whole genome shotgun sequence DNA contains the following:
- the LOC117851970 gene encoding peroxidase 1 encodes MELGGHLHPSTLQPWSHLQNILASSVLKNLSNQLIMAIKSCVLLLLPVALLLLAAGSSPAVAQLEIGYYSKTCPNVEAIVRDEMEKIISAAPSLAGPLLRLHFHDCFVRGCDASVLLNSTEGNLAERDAKPNKSLRGFGSVDRVKAKLEAACPNTVSCADVLTLMARDAVVLAKGPSWPVALGRRDGKVSSATEAADELPPANGDIPLLTKIFVSKNLDVKDLVVLSGAHTLGTAHCPSYAGRLYNFSSAYNADPTLDSEYADRLRTRCKSVDDKAMLSEMDPGSYKTFDTSYYRHVAKRRGLFQSDAALLTDAATRDYVQHIATGKFDDVFFKDFSESMIKMGNVGVLTGAEGEIRKKCYIVN; translated from the exons ATGGAGTTGGGAGGACATCTCCATCCATCCACATTGCAGCCTTGGTCTCACTTGCAAAACATTCTTGCTTCATCCGTCTTAAAAAATCTTAGCAATCAGTTGATTATGGCGATCAAGTCTTGTGTGCTGCTGTTGTTACCTGTGGCCCTTCTGCTGCTCGCAGCAGGCAGCTCACCGGCGGTGGCGCAGCTGGAGATCGGCTACTACAGCAAGACATGCCCCAATGTCGAGGCGATCGTCCGTGATGAGATGGAGAAGATCATCTCGGCCGCACCCAGCCTCGCCGGCCCGCTCCTCAGACTCCatttccacgactgcttcgtcagg GGCTGTGATGCGTCTGTCCTTCTCAACTCCACCGAGGGCAACCTGGCAGAGAGGGACGCCAAGCCGAACAAGAGCCTCCGGGGATTTGGTTCCGTGGACAGGGTGAAGGCCAAGCTCGAAGCCGCCTGCCCCAAcaccgtctcctgcgccgacgtcCTCACCCTCATGGCCCGCGACGCCGTCGTGCTTGCCAAGGGCCCATCCTGGCCGGTTGCGCTCGGGAGGCGAGACGGCAAGGTGTCCAGCGCCACAGAGGCGGCCGACGAGCTGCCTCCAGCCAACGGAGACATCCCTCTGCTCACAAAGATTTTCGTTTCCAAGAACCTCGATGTTAAGGACCTCGTCGTCCTCTCTGGTGCGCACACCCTCGGCACGGCGCACTGCCCGTCCTACGCCGGCCGGCTCTACAACTTCAGCAGCGCCTACAACGCCGACCCAACCCTCGACAGCGAATACGCTGACAGGCTGAGGACGCGCTGCAAGAGCGTCGACGACAAGGCCATGCTGTCCGAGATGGACCCTGGCAGCTACAAGACCTTCGACACCAGCTACTACCGCCATGTCGCCAAGCGCCGGGGCCTCTTCCAGTCCGACGCCGCACTCCTCACCGACGCCGCCACCAGGGATTACGTCCAGCACATCGCCACCGGCAAGTTCGATGACGTGTTCTTCAAGGACTTCAGTGAGTCCATGATCAAGATGGGCAACGTCGGCGTTCTCACCGGTGCTGAGGGGGAGATCAGGAAAAAGTGCTACATCGTCAACTAG
- the LOC140222584 gene encoding aspartyl protease family protein At5g10770-like: MDDQPWAYQLMLTGISVGGRPLDIPAAVFREGMITDSGTIVTALQDTAYAALWAAFRSAMAEYPLAPPTAQLDTCYNLTGYDNVNVPTVSLTFRGGATVDLDASSGLLLDGCHAFWTTDGDEYTGVIGNATQTEIKVIDGELANCWPCKA; this comes from the exons ATGGACGATCAGCCGTGGGCCTACCAGCTGATGCTCACCGGCATCAGCGTCGGCGGGCGGCCGCTGGACATCCCGGCCGCCGTGTTCCGGGAGGGCATGATTACGGATTCGGGCACGATCGTCACGGCGCTGCAGGACACGGCCTACGCGGCGCTCTGGGCCGCGTTCCGGAGCGCCATGGCGGAGTACCCGCTAGCGCCGCCGACGGCACAGCTCGACACCTGCTACAACCTCACGGGGTACGACAACGTGAACGTGCCGACCGTGTCGCTGACGTTCCGGGGCGGCGCCACCGTCGACCTCGACGCCTCGTCGGGGCTCCTGCTGGATGGTTGCCACGCGTTCTGGACCACGGATGGAGACGAGTACACTGGCGTCATCGGCAAC GCCACCCAGACCGAGATCAAGGTAATCGACGGGGAGCTGGCCAACTGCTGGCCCTGCAAGGCATGA